From the Desulfovibrio sp. X2 genome, one window contains:
- a CDS encoding ATP-binding protein has translation MARVVRRTFTLRNSLQELDTLREHLEAFASECGLTPRSLFELNLILDELLTNVITYGFPGGGDHVILMDLGLDDDTMHVVMADDGEPFDPRQAPEPEMDGPLESRSIGGLGIHLVKSLVQEIDYQRAGGRNVLKLTKRMQRT, from the coding sequence GTGGCACGCGTCGTTCGTCGTACCTTCACGCTCCGCAACTCGCTTCAGGAGCTCGACACGCTGCGCGAGCACTTGGAGGCGTTCGCGTCGGAATGCGGCCTGACGCCGAGGAGCCTCTTCGAGCTGAACCTCATCCTCGACGAGCTTCTGACGAACGTCATCACCTACGGATTTCCCGGCGGCGGGGATCACGTCATCCTCATGGACCTGGGGCTCGATGACGATACGATGCACGTGGTCATGGCGGACGACGGAGAGCCGTTCGACCCCCGGCAGGCGCCGGAGCCGGAGATGGACGGGCCGCTCGAGAGCCGCAGCATCGGAGGGCTGGGAATCCACCTGGTGAAAAGTCTGGTGCAGGAGATCGACTATCAACGGGCGGGGGGACGCAACGTCCTCAAGCTCACCAAGCGCATGCAGCGCACGTAA